DNA from Pichia kudriavzevii chromosome 5, complete sequence:
catattgtaacacacctcgctcctagttcatatttTATACCATTCTTTAATTGAATTACGGCCGTTTTATGTCAGACATGACATGTACTTTTTATTGATGCATCAACGTAAATATTACTGTGAAAACAATTGGACACTTTTACTTGGACAGATTAAACTCAAAGCTAAGCAAGAATAACTAGCATTTTTTCATAACTTGTGATAATGATGCCGCTACTCAAAATAAATCTTCCCAATCTAGGCGTTGCTCCTCTCCAAAATGTCATTACGccttcatttttgaaaatcttaACGAAACAATCCAAAGTACTTGAGTATTGTTTACTGGCATCAAGAGATTGCATCCTTGTTTTCACTGTATCAATTGGCATGGTTGTGTATACAGTCACAACACCAGCAAATGCACCCAATAGGAAAGTCATACCCGAGCTTAATGGCTTATCTCTTGGGGTATTGCTCCAGTCCTGTAAAGCTCCTTTCATTTTTAAATATGATCCAAACCGAACTGCAGAGTCTGCGCCTAGTCTCATGGCCACTGGTAGTAAACCAGAATACAAACCCTTAACCCCTATATCTTTGATTAGACGAAATGTTCCACACACGCcatcttgatattttggtttcaaaCTTTGCTTATCATCAATCTTGGCTGTCTTAATTGCTTCCGCCGGTGTGACCGCCACACTTCCTAACAAACCAGCACTGAGACCAGCAATAACACCCCCTGGACCAGATAGCTTACCATCTTTATCAACTAGGGCTCTTTTGACGCATCCGAATCCAAGAAACCGCACAGAGACTTTGGCTGTATTTCCAACGACAATTGCAGGGCAACCAACATACACTGCACTTACTCCTTGTGTTCTCGCAACCGTGGAGATAAGCACTAACGGATTCCTTGGCAtcttgtttgatttttcaactaGTTGTAACCGAGTTTTCGCATATTCCAATGGATACGTAGCTACACATTCAATTGCGCCGGCAACACCACCCGCAATGAAAGAATGGAAGGGATCCGGTTTCTTCACAGGTACTCCCATATCTATAATTCGATTTTACAACTTAACCTCAACGTAATTTTATGAATGTACTTCAGGACAGGCTTAAAAGAATGTGTGAATATTATTCTGTCGAAGTTGCcatgaattttcaattcctttattttctaCTTTTTTCAGCCCCAGGTGAAATTGTTATTGGTGGTGCCTTCTTTGTGATCTAGTTgtctcttttcttctgtcTACTCAATTTTATAAACTATTTTTCTAAGAACATCTGGGAAGGAGCTATAAgaacaatcaaaaaaaaagacgaAAGTCAAGTGGGGCGGGCAATTaagaaaatgtaaacaTTCGTTTACTCCTCATTCATGTTTGCGCCTACGAGGCCCATGAATTGTTGAAACCTCGGAGATACCGAAAAGGTACTTTTCGTACGAAATGGTAAAATGTTTGATTGGCCGCAGATTGCTCACCGgaagaattttttttccaaaaaaaaaatagtgtAAAACAAATCCCGGGGCATACGTTGTATAAATtataaacaataaaatCTGACAACTTCACTGCGAAGCCCACACCTGCCTATACAAGAATGCATGTATCTGAGTTTTTTAGGGATGCTACTTTGCTCTAAAAAGTTTCTAGTCTTGATTTAAGAACATAATGATGCAGTGATTTGGAGGTAATAGtattaaaaacaaaagctTGACTGTTTTTCCAAAAGCCCCTATTTTATTGTAAAGACCTCTAGGAGTATTTTTTTAGTGGGCCTCATACCTGTTTCAGTGAGATTTGTGTGTGCTACATACACTAGTATAtgaaaacttcattttAACGGTGTTGGAGTTTTCGTTTATGATACCAATTATAGGCGTATCGTCCCGGTTTTCACTACGGgtaaactttttcaatcaGATATAATAATTGTATTATGGATGGTACTAGAAATACTTGTGGGCGGTATTGCACGCCATTATGGCATATAAACATCAGTTTAACCATGCTTACCTTGATCTATTTCTTCTACGCTGAAATgataatatttttaaaCCAATCCTGCAAACCTACACTTAAATATGCAAAGGGCCTCTCCGAGTCAAttaaaaactttttcagcAATGAAAATCGACATGTATATTTCACCATTCGGTCGTCTAACTCTGTAAGACCACtttttattgtttgttCTGCAAACAGACCAGAAGATCACTGTGTCTATATTGCTTGAAAACATTTATCTTTACCTTCAATCCCTTTTACATTAACATCAATGGCTATTAAAGATTCAATAACATGgaaattgaatttgtcTTTCTGCTagattatcaaaatcatcatcatacTGTTAGGACTTACACCAATACGGTCCTATTAAGTAATTCGCCTAAAATccagaaaaaatgaatgCAGCTTGTTTATGTGCCGGTTGCTTATCATGCATAAGGAAATAGTAAGCAAATGTTCTTTAAAAACGCCTAGAGATGAACGCTTGACTGTATTCAACGGTGCCCGACAGGAAACAGGAGAATGTCTACAACCCGTTGAATGAATCATGAAAATATGACCTATCTTAGCCCTgcaaaaaattgaaggcAGGCCTAGAGAAATGCTTCATGCATTAAACAATAGTAAAAGGAAGTATTTCAGGTACAAATATTTCTTCAGTCCCATTGTAGACGTCCATGAAAAGGGAGTGTTTATCACATATGTAGGTTCATGTGAATATATGTGTCTGTTTCTGTGTCTTTTTGCATCCGCAACCAATAATAAAAACGGAGATGTCTCTCTATAGTTCAAAAACAGGAAAGTGCTTAACGAAGATCATGATTGATACCTAATTTTCAGTATTTTCGTGAATGCGGTGAATTCTGCCGGTTTAAAAGATAGTTTCATTCTCAGATGATCCAGCATCATACCGAATGGCAACGTATTATTGGGAAAGCTATTAAGGGAAAAAAGGATTTGTTGGGGATCTTATGGCAACCTATATTACTTACCTCTTCTTGCGCAACATTGCATGGGAGTGATAGTGAGGCTCTCAAAATTCAGTGTTTAAACAAATCGTCGATAAAAACCACTTTAAGCATTCTTTAGGTGACGCTGTTTTTTTGCAGGCATGGTTTTGAACTGCTTGTGTCAACTCctggaagaaaaataattaCACACAAACCGATTTCCTGTAGTCATGATGGGCAAGGTCAGATAGATAATGACCTAACataaaaagggaaaaaatgAACGTAAGGGGCAGCATTTAGGTAGTACAAAGCTGGATTGTGGAGGGAATGCTGGAATCGTTGTGCCTGATGTTATTGAGACCGATTCAGTTGACAGAGACCAACGGGATGGACGAACACGCCTCGCAGAAGCTAATGAGCACACATgcaaagaaaattcaaCACAAGGAATTCAAGCAACGGATATTGGAGAAGGTGATACCAATGTATTGGCAAAAAATCCTCAACAGGGAAAAAAGGATGGGCAAATACgacaaataaaaaatagtCCTCTGGTCGAATTCCACCTACAAATTACATGCAGCTAAAACAATGAAACCATACAGGTAAATATTACGGAAACTTAATAAGACAAATTAACACGATTTATGTATTTCATTGCTAAAAAGTGTCTCTTCATTGAAATGAGCTATGTTTTTGTTGGTTAGATAGTTTTGAGCTTACCTAAAAGAAACCAGAACTCTTCTGCGTGATCCAAAAGGTCTACTGTGTTACTTGTCCTAATAgcttctgcttctgcttTGTGCAGTTCTTAGTGATTTCACAGGTgtaatttgttttttccagTGTTGTACCTTAATTGCTCTTTTCAACATAATAATTGGAACATTGTTGCGTAGGATGTTACATGCACTGTTTATTCTTCTATAAGAGTTGGATCTGTGCACTGTATATATAATTCACATTTAATCAACAGAACATCTCTAGAAAAAGAACTATTGATTTACTAGGattaatattttttctagCCTATGTTCCTCGTTAATATCAGTTAACACTTGATCAATATAAGTAATCAAAGCCTTGGTTATGTTTAGTTAGCTATCATAATGTAAATCATCTATGAGCGCGTGGCGTTCTTTTGATATGGCATATACATAGTCTTCAGTATTTGCTTAATTAACCAATTCTACACCATGctcaattttctttatgTTCCTTATAAGATATTAATTTGGATTTATAAATTTAAATTCTCTTACCAACCTCTAgcattttgatttattcaTTTCAGTAACAAGGGTCGGACATAAATGTTTATAAATTCGTTATGAAAAGTCACAATAATATTACTACAAGTAGTTGGGGAAAAAGAGAACTCCTATATAGTAGACACCCCTGTTGCCTGTATTATGTCTAATTTATACACTACTCACTATATACCACCATCCTGACCTAGTTACAAACAATACAAAACTACTAAACGTAAAACATAGGACTTATATGAATTCATATACATTACACTGGCAGTCATACAACATAACAATAGTTGCAGAATTTTGCAATTCTGGAAGACGCGTCAAAAGTCAAACAGTGTGCTCTCAATGTGCATAAAATCTGTGCCAGAGTGGTGTGGCCTCCTGCATATGTAACCAATTTATTTGTGGAGAAGTTGTCTAGAAGGTGAAATTGCTTTATGGCTGTAGTACCAGGTAGTCTTATACAgttctcttcttttcggAGAAATTCGCTTGGAATCTCACGAAGCGTATAGAATGGTATATTTGACAAATATGGTGGATAAGAACAAACACACTGTTTTTTCCGAATGTTATTGCAGGGGTACTAAGGAAACGATCTAGGCATGGAAGTCGATGGATCTAGTCATATGATGTCGGTTGAGCCTACTATGGACACGTTAAGGAAGTCGGTAGAGTCTGTTGGAATCATTATGGGGCGTTACGATGAGATCTTCATTAACAGTCAGTTCTTACATTATGGTGACATTACATCTTTCCAGCTCCGGAAATAGGGTTTCCAATTTTACTAGACTGGACGACTCATACATCCCGCAATGTAccagaatcaacaaaagtATTCTTGAATACAACTAAAATTCCTCGAAAAATCATGGGCAGGTAGTACACACCCGATCCATGAAGCACTGGAGAGTATTTCAACGCAATGTCGGAGGCTGACTTCCAACAACCTAGAATTTTGAGACGCTTGTTAACTATAAAGTCACAAAAATATAGCAAGGGCTTACGGAATCCATGCTGGACAATAGGTACTAATATACGTCATAGCAAGTAGATGAACTGTGATGATGAACTCGATCCTATAGATGCATACATACATATGTTTTTTCTGCATCTAGTCAACACTATTTCCAGATCTAATTAATATGGAAACACAAACTGAATCAAATTAGTTAAATTCAAGTGAATTTTTGACTCTGGTGTCGATAATAATTCCTTCTTGACTGCTGCCTGGCTTTCCAATAAATGAGTGCTCATCAGCACTTTTGAGCTCAATAATCATTCTTATCCCAATATCTTTCACTTCGTCTCTGAAGATTTCCATGTTCCCAAATTCTGTATAACTTAGAGCCGGTCAGCTGGGACGAATAGTGATTTCAGGATATTCAGTGATTTCTTTCAATGCTTCCACAACAAAACACCGAATCGATATCAACCCTCGGTGATAAAGGTAAGGTGCTGTGAAGGTTCGAATTAACATTCCCATCTTCTCCATCTCGTTATATAGAACACAGCTCATTGATAACAAAGGGTTCAGCGTTTCTCCGGACAATATTTTCATATTCACGGTTATTCTTCAGTCTGCTCTTGAACAACTTATCTCTTTCGTCCTTTCAAAAAAGTTCTTCTAGTATATCAATAACATACGTATCGTCACCATCTGAACCAATGACTTTTCTACCTGTTTGAATGTATTTTTGTATCTGTCTCAGCACAAGACAACGTAGAATGTCAAATCGCATTCTTGTTCTACAACCACATAATAATACATTGACAACTTCTCCTCTCAGCATATGATTCTCTATATCATGTTAGTACAGTCACTTTTACAAGCACCTAATCCATTATAAAACATAGAAAGCTTTGTTGTTGCCATGAGCATAAAAACACTAACATCAATCGCTGAAGATGGTTTTCTCAAAATCGATGTATCATTATGATCTCTCAGAAAGAATAGATGCAGATGCAGATGCTTGAAAAGAACCACATCGTCAGGAAGATTTCTGTTTGCAATGATTTGCACTAAAaaggattttttttccctgCCTAGACCTTGCCAATATATCAACGCTAATACAATcaagctttttttttcaaagctAACCATTTTATGCCATAAGCTCTCTACAACAGTAACTCTAGCGGTTCCAAGATTACTTGTTAGACTATTTTGTAACGCCTTGGAAGAATCTGTAACAATACAATgtgaatttggaaatgtcTCACCTTGGATAAACCTCCTCACTACAATCACATAACTTCTTAATAGAAAGGTTGTAATTACCAGCTGACCCACCCCctagaagaaaataaacacaCCAAAGAGTGATTTTTGTcgtttttcaatgatataTGAGGCTGTTATCAATCCTAAGTGAGGGTGTGTTGTCACATCAAATGCAGTATTCATCGTATAAGCGTATTGTTACTGTGGCCCCAACAGCGATTCTTGAGACACTGTAACCAATACAGGCTTTTGCTTGAATTTTGTGACTTTGTTCACATCAGCATCTAACACAAACTCGAATTCTTTTCGTGGCCACTATAAACAAAGCCGCTACTTTCCAAAAGGTTGAAAACAACTATCACTTTATCATATAGTAAATGCGCTTAGTCTTGTATTATTCTGTGTGAACTTTTAAATGCCTTATGTGCCTTAAAAAATCTTGTAATGGTTGAGTCAATACCTTTTCCACTTAATATCGCTTGGTGATAAAGTCCACGGGTATGTCTGATATTTGTTGAAACATTTTCCAACTGATTTAATAATCTACGCGTACTATGATATCCCTTTATCTATTGATATTATTCATATTTCTGGCTATGCACATCGTCAGACTTGATGATTACACATTggtaaagaaaatcatAGACAATTCTAACTCTGGCGGGGTAACGAATATCCAGCTTACCATATAAAAGCTTTTGAGGAACAAGCGGCTTGGAGATCATGttaatttcttttaaaaAGGAGGCTCTTTGTGAATTCTAGACTACTTGGCTGGCACAAATCATATCTCCGTAAGAAACatattcaataaattgaCTAACATATCgtggaagaaaaacacGTTTAGCATTAGGAGCAGTTTTTAacctttttgaaaatgaaaataccAAGAGAAACTAAGATAAAATATAGCAAAAGCTTCCCCCGGATTCCACTAAATCACTGTGaacatttttcaatctcgAACACTGCCGGGGCATACCTATGAGGAGCTCTCCTGAATAACCTGCCATACTTCCCTAGGatttgacatttttttAATCCGAGCTCTCAGTTGATCGTCTACATCTGGCAATATCCCAGGATTGTTTCCTACGCCGGAAAAAGTAATGTGACAAATACACTATTTCTTCCGCTTGGAGGGCTCTTTTAAGGTAACACACATACAGCGTGTAATCAAACAAGGTCTCCTTGCTTGTGAGAAAGTTGTGATTATCGAAAACGATCCCTTTAGTGACGAACTTTTCAAACCTTATATCGTGATCTCCTTCATCAACTGGAatatgaaaatgaaataacGTAGAATAAGTGCCTTTGGGATTGCTCTTGGCCATTATAGGAAGTTTTCTATAGGGCGATTCAAGCAAAAGCCAAAAATTAAAAGTCTTTTGTTTACCAACATGAAGGTATAACTCCTAAAAGCCGCCGTTTCTTTTGTTTAAGTGATTAACGTGCGTTATAGCGAATCATGATATCTTTAAAGTACTTAATATCAGAACAAAAGCATGCGTTCAACCCATTTGGAAAACCTACCTGTCCAGATTCACCGGCAAAGACTTCCAGAAAAGCGTCAATAGCCAGATCTATAACTCAAACCCTTTGAGTGAGCAAGGATTCTATGTTAGGTATAAGAGCCAGTTTACATTGAGAGTGACAGCATAACACCAGAGTCCTACTCGTACAACTCGGCCTCGAGTACCAAACTTTATTTCAGAGAATCTGCTatattgaatttttatCTTGAAAACATCTTGCGGAAGTTTATGGCCAATGAGTAGCTGGTGGTTTGTGCCTgttttttgaagtttctcCCAGAGTCCCCTTCAACCCCGACTATCCATCCATCGTATATCAGTTTACTAATGTCTTTACCGATTCTCAGCTCTTCTTGTCCTGTTTTAACTTACGCAAATTATATCTACTTTTTCGTCTGCTAAAATATGCTGTGATATTCCCTATTATTGTAACGATTTCATCTACTCACACATTAATCCCTATAAATATCAAGTTTTTACACCCTGAATGGTTTTTTCTATATAAATACTGTCTATGCATATTTTCGATTGACTCTCCTCCTTTCTTATCAGATAAATAACGTCTGTTTAGAGAGTGAAAAGTTTTCGACGTTCTTGTTCACCTTTCTTGCTAACTAAAATATGGCTCACAATTAAAGTCGATGTATAAATCCTCATCTCTTACATAGTTCTACATTGCTAATCGTGCGGaagaaaaaactgaaaGCCTAGAACCAGTTGCTTTATGGCCATCTTGTATTCCTATTGATTAGcttgtttatttgaagCAGCAACTAATTCACAAAGCAAATAATCGACTTTAACGAGCAACATGAACAGTTGATTTCGATCAATTGATTGGTGCTTTGATAATTACTTGTTGATTTAACTTTTTAGGAAACGATAGAAATTACCTTCTTGTTGTCAAAGGGCTCTACtggaatttgaaagataatGGCGTGGTCACCATATCGCCTCGTTCTGGCAGAAAAGTCACCAATGGCAAATAGTTAAAAACATGTTCTTAATATGGACTGATATAGGCACTATTTCCACACGCTCTCACTAGTAAATGTTAGCCATACATAATGCCATGGATGTAAGTCCACACtcactttttttcttctagcttttatttatattgtatagaaatcttttttttttcgtttagAACAACAAAATTTTGAGTAAAATATAGGTACGACATTTGAAATTTTGTCTCTTGGACATTTTGGGAATAAAAGATATATATACACTTGCATTGAATAAGAATCGATGAAATGACGAAACTTAGGATCTGGTCTTTTGCTTTAAGAAATCCAATTTTTAATATTTTATTCTACAATTATTTTGCGAACTACCTGAAATTTTGATATCTCAATATTATTACCAAAATTTTTAATCTACAACAAATCCTGGTTGAAATCTgtaaaaaatataaatacaAGGTAAAAATAACATTTCACTATTAGCACAAAATGCCTGGAAGAATGCTAATGAAtatacaaaacaaaaagacGACAACAGTAATGTGTTGAGAAGTTAGGGTGCAGTAAAACCATTACCGTCTggaaaaagtttttatgCGCATGGCCTAGTGGAAAAAGACACCGCGCCGAACCAAATGACCGCGGTTCGATAACAAAGTCCAGCCTAATTGGAAAGCATACTATTTCTAGAAATGGGATTAGACACCATATTATGCCCTCATATTTAAGCGTATGATTAAATAAGGACAGCCGTTTACCGGAGGAAAATGTACTGCTTACTCCATTATAAAATATAACACCAAATGAGTCATACCTTGTAATTCTCATCAGAAAATCGTTAATTAGTATAGTTCTGGCACTGTTCATAAAGTATTAATCGTTAAATATTAAATGTTACTATACACAGGTAATTGTCAGTAGATGAGACTATACCTCTAAGGATGGCAAACAAAGTCGACATGGACATAAGGACCGTTGGAGTTACAAATCACATCCAATTGTGCCTTCCAATGGCTCCTGCATTTGTAATCTTGTTCATCAAAGCCATGGTTTCCATCATCGTTGTAATGCCACCTATAAACCGAGTCAAGTCCGTTATGTTCAGGCACTAAaccttcatcaatttcctTGAAGTTGTATTTGATTCCAGACATTTTATTGATCTGAGGCAACAAATGTTTTGTCAAGTGCTGATGTAGATGTCTCCTGAACTTCTTATTCAAGGCATTCATTTGAGGTTTTATATTCTCCTCATCACCGTGAATTTCATGTTCAATGAAAGGTGGGAGGTACTCTAAATGCACCTTCAGTCTATCGTACTCGTCATCCCAACTTTCGTTTTTGATGTACTCCTCAAACTTGTCCAACGAATCAAACTCCACCTCTTTGGCATTCCTTACCTTTGGCTCGCTCGTTAAATGGGTCAATTCCCTTGGCTCCAAAGCTACCTTATTATTGtctttcttcattgtttggtttatttgttttgaatggACTTTCGCCGTCtgttttcttgtttattAAAACACTGATGTATTTGTTGCTTATAGTATTTGCTTGTCTAATGTGGAAAGAGAACCCACCCAACAGCAACTCGTCTGCTtccaatgaagaaaacatgTCCCTTATATACTGATATCTCTCTAATAGTCCGGAGAAGCTTTTATCCGACGCGGAGgaaacaaaggaaaaattatCACTcgatttttcctttgagGTTCCGGATAACGTTACTGAATCGCAGAGGTGGGGTGAGAGAGACCAACTTTAATTGATGCTTACCCTGGTGTTACGTGtctttggatttttcagtGGTCATCTGAACTTGTGGTTGGTTTGTTGTAGTATTCATCCAGTCATGTCCACACTGCCTGGTGGTGTGGGTTTCGGCATCTCCTAATTGCCCGAGTCTTTCGATTTCGTTCAATGTGTAAGCACTTCGATTTGTTACTGAAGACAGCTACAGATAAGGATACCTTACTAGGGATTCCAGCTGACGGAACGTTGGTCAGGTCTGTCTACGAGAGTCTTCAAGATGAAAAACTCGTGCTTCAGTAAATGGAATTATGCTGACAGCGAATAACGTTGAAAATAACtgaaatttgagaaaactaTCACCATTTTTCTCCATCTCCTTAGTACTTCCCTGGGTCGTTTATCTCTCTATTAATTTGTATAGAGCGGTTATCCGAGAAAAGCAACCGACATGTTTCCCATGAGGACATTCAAGGCGACATACGCAGACAAGGCAGTTTCACTCAGACTGTTGAACCGGCGTATATTGCATACCACTGCAGTTCGATTGGCTGAAGAAGATGCAAAGAATGCTCCGAAATCTACAACAGACATAGAAGACGACGATACGCTTAAACACCTATACAAGAGAAAGTACCAGTTTGTCCAAAAGCAAAATTTAGAGGATCCATATAACGTTTTGCATGAATCCCAACACCAGTCAAATTCTTATGGCGAACATCAGAACTCTTCTCAATCAGACGATGAAAAGACGTTCCAGTTAACCCAAAGGTTGAAATTTATAGCTGGAGGCGTGGCGGCGTTGGTTATCACTTTAGGAAGTTTGGAAGTGTACAACAACTGGAGCTTCCTCAAGTCTAAATACTTTGGCAATGGTGAACTGGAATCGTTTGATGAAATGTATGAAAGAATTAAGAataaaaagcaaaagaaaaaacaagaattaGAGCTTTTTGCAAAAACCATAACTAATCCGAACGACTCCTCCGTTCCAGGTGTTTATGTTTGTGGTGATAACCGGTCGCAACTGGTTTCCGATGAGAAGGACTACCAATTGATTCCAGTTTTCAAGAGAATCGATGCATTTGACAATATGATTGTGAAGGACGTTGCAATTGGAGACAAATCCGGTGCCCTTATTGACGAGAGGGGTTCTTTGTATCAGTGGGGTGCGGGTTTCGGTGGAGATCCCAGAATTCCAAGTATCAAGGGcaagaacttgaagaaagtCCAGATTAGCAATGATACCGTTTATGTGCTCTCAGAAAAGGGAGATGTTTTTTACCTTCCAGAGAGCCATGAGCTACAAAATCAGCATGTACACAAGCAGAGAGGATGGTTTGGCTCATATGATGTtaaattccaaaaacttgacacattgaaaaggaagattGTCGACATTCGGGCCGGTTCACAGCACTTAGTCTTACTAGATGACAAGGGGAAAGTTGCCACTACTGCCACAGGATATGACAATGGCATTGAACAATCTTATGGTCAATTTGGTCTTCCAGAGTTTTCGCAATTTGATGCACCTCCAAGAATAAATGAAATCCATGATGTTGTCTTGCTCAACAGGTACTTGAAGAATGGTAAAGTTGCCGAAAGAAAGATCACGCAAATTGCAGCTGGGGATTTCTTCACCCTCTGCTTAGATCAAGCAGGCTCTGTTTGGGCTTTTGGTAAGAATACATATGGTGCCATAGGTTCAACGATTAACTTCGATACTGAAATTATCCCATACCCTACTCAAGTGAAGTTCATTTCTTCCCATTTCAAGAGAAGTGAGTTTCCTCGCTGTGTTAGCATTGCAGCTGGTGGAGAGTCAGCATATGCGACCTTCTCGTCATCAAACATGTATGAACTCTTTGAGAGGAGCTTAAAAGACGGAGCAGGCGGTCAACCCACGTTTGAACCATTGGGAGAGGTCGAGGAAAGTAAGCTCCATTTATCCTGGGGTCATGGCTTGAAAGGTGAGTTGGGATTAGGCCATTTCATTCATGGCAGCTCAGAGCCtaagaaaataaaggtTTTGAACGACATCAAGGAATACAATGAAATTACCAACAAACTCGAAAAAATCGGTATAAAGAGCTGGTCTGCCGGCAAGAACCATGTGGTGGTCACTTTGCAGAACAACGACGTCTATGTGTGGGGAGACAACGAGTTCGGCCAATTAGGCAACGGGAAAAGAATAAGAGCAGGGGCTCCTATAAACATTCCATCCTTGTTGGAACCTAGTGATAGAGAAGTAAAGTATTCGAGATTCAACGACAGACTACAGTTGATTGACAATGGCAAAGTTCACCAAGAAATCGTTGCGGGAAACTACACCACTGCCATTGTCTACAAGAAGGACTAGTTTTCCACACAACAAGACCAAACCCTGTATGTATATGTTCATGTATAAATTCTAATACGTTGTACTTGTACACCTCTTTATAGGAATGTATCAAGACGAAGAAATTCGAGCCTCCACAGTTGCTCCTCAAAGGCTCTCATCCAAGTTTGGTTGGCATGAATGAATtcactttttcttttctcgCAAGCGTTTTTCCTCAACTTCACGATGGATTGTGCTTTTCCCCTATATCCAACTTCTTCTGACCTTCCCCATAAGGTGGAACGAAGTCTACTAATGAATAATGTGGGAAGAAATACAGTTGCCGTTTTTTCTTGTGTATCTGGCAAGGAAAATAGAAGTGAAGTGTTGCAGAGACAGAAACGAGAACTATTTCAAGATGATAGCCGATCAAGATTCGATGGACAGCCattaaatttcaaagatatagTGTCGGATGTGTGCAATGCACATATGGACGACGTCAGTTTCCTAGTCTATTCGAAAGCCAATGGTAATTTTGATCATGAATATAAGTTGCAAATCCTATTGGACAcatattttatttatgaGATTGAGGTTGAAGCGGCGGAACTGAACGATGTATTGGATGTCTTTCAAGATGAAGCCAGACTGCTATCTTCTAAGTACAAGAGTGCAATGGATGAATTCAAGCAGTTACTGGCACCATTTAAAAGAGTCATATTCAGAGAAAATACAAGTGAAAGCAAGAATGATACACTGATACCCGACCTTCGACAGTATGGTTTGCTTATACCCATT
Protein-coding regions in this window:
- a CDS encoding uncharacterized protein (PKUD0E00120; similar to Saccharomyces cerevisiae YLR077W (FMP25); ancestral locus Anc_8.7), which produces MFPMRTFKATYADKAVSLRLLNRRILHTTAVRLAEEDAKNAPKSTTDIEDDDTLKHLYKRKYQFVQKQNLEDPYNVLHESQHQSNSYGEHQNSSQSDDEKTFQLTQRLKFIAGGVAALVITLGSLEVYNNWSFLKSKYFGNGELESFDEMYERIKNKKQKKKQELELFAKTITNPNDSSVPGVYVCGDNRSQLVSDEKDYQLIPVFKRIDAFDNMIVKDVAIGDKSGALIDERGSLYQWGAGFGGDPRIPSIKGKNLKKVQISNDTVYVLSEKGDVFYLPESHELQNQHVHKQRGWFGSYDVKFQKLDTLKRKIVDIRAGSQHLVLLDDKGKVATTATGYDNGIEQSYGQFGLPEFSQFDAPPRINEIHDVVLLNRYLKNGKVAERKITQIAAGDFFTLCLDQAGSVWAFGKNTYGAIGSTINFDTEIIPYPTQVKFISSHFKRSEFPRCVSIAAGGESAYATFSSSNMYELFERSLKDGAGGQPTFEPLGEVEESKLHLSWGHGLKGELGLGHFIHGSSEPKKIKVLNDIKEYNEITNKLEKIGIKSWSAGKNHVVVTLQNNDVYVWGDNEFGQLGNGKRIRAGAPINIPSLLEPSDREVKYSRFNDRLQLIDNGKVHQEIVAGNYTTAIVYKKD
- a CDS encoding uncharacterized protein (PKUD0E00100; Pfam Domains: Mito_carr(4.4e-61)), with the translated sequence MGVPVKKPDPFHSFIAGGVAGAIECVATYPLEYAKTRLQLVEKSNKMPRNPLVLISTVARTQGVSAVYVGCPAIVVGNTAKVSVRFLGFGCVKRALVDKDGKLSGPGGVIAGLSAGLLGSVAVTPAEAIKTAKIDDKQSLKPKYQDGVCGTFRLIKDIGVKGLYSGLLPVAMRLGADSAVRFGSYLKMKGALQDWSNTPRDKPLSSGMTFLLGAFAGVVTVYTTMPIDTVKTRMQSLDASKQYSSTLDCFVKIFKNEGVMTFWRGATPRLGRFILSSGIIITSYEKMLVILA
- a CDS encoding uncharacterized protein (PKUD0E00110; similar to Saccharomyces cerevisiae YER067W (RGI1) and YIL057C (RGI2); ancestral locus Anc_7.248), with product MKKDNNKVALEPRELTHLTSEPKVRNAKEVEFDSLDKFEEYIKNESWDDEYDRLKVHLEYLPPFIEHEIHGDEENIKPQMNALNKKFRRHLHQHLTKHLLPQINKMSGIKYNFKEIDEGLVPEHNGLDSVYRWHYNDDGNHGFDEQDYKCRSHWKAQLDVICNSNGPYVHVDFVCHP